In Xylocopa sonorina isolate GNS202 chromosome 4, iyXylSono1_principal, whole genome shotgun sequence, the sequence AGGTAAGGTACTGTAATCAAATAGAATGCACTCTGCAGATACAAAAGACAGACTATTTTTCTAAGAAGAGATATGAATTACTAAATAAAAAGAATAATTTACCAAAGAAAGTTTTTAAAATTGCCAGATCCATGTACTTATGAATTCTAGTTCTAGTTAAAAAATAATCTATAAGATTATAATTGTATTCAATCGCTACTTTATCCGTGTTAAGTGATAATTCACCGATGTCTGATTCTTTTGGAAATGTTGCTGTCACAATAAATTCTTTGGAGATAGAATCAGAACTGCTGTTTCCACCAATTAAATCATAGAAAGCGCGCAATTTCCAGGCTAATCTCATCAGGTTTTCTGGCATCTAATTgcaaatatataatttaaattaaaatgtgTATGTCTTTTTTTAAACAAGCtacataaaatattaatttgaatcgtaagtAATGTGTCTATATTATAAATTCATATATAAAAACAATTAggaatatgtttcattttatgtatctaaatatttcaattttcttctttttttgtatTAATAACATAACGTTAAACTTACATTTTCATACTGTgcaataattttatattttctcAAGGTTGACAATTCTCTTGAAGCCTCATAACAGGCATCAGAAAACGGAGTAAAACGTTTTCCTTTAGATTGTTTTCGGCATTGTTCATAAGGCCATTGCGGTTCTCTAGCATGTTCTAATTGTTCTTTATTAATTTCACCCAACAAATTTAATGTAATCGAAGACCCGCTACATTTGCCTTTCGCTGTATCAGAATATCCCCAGACGGCATTGAGCGCTATTTTAGCAGGATCGCTTGGCTTAGTGTTTAGGAAATCCCATTCCCAAGGTAAATCCTTTTCTACTTCTAAACAAAACTGAACAGAAAAGAAGAACAATCTGCGTTCATTTCTATATGCAATGTGAAAAGAATTGTTGCAGTCTCATTATATTATTGTGCCTAATTTACCTTAAAAACCTTTTGTCCTGGTACAATTCTTGTagctttaatttttatcatatcaGATATCCAATTGGTAATCTCATAAAGTACAGCGAAATTCCATTGTTGAAGAATTTGTGATGATTCTGAGTCGCGATGGGTCAAAGATAGCAAATGATTACTTTGAGCTTTATTGTATTCAAATTTTACCTAATAAAACATgttaaaaaattgcaatttttgcATACATGCAAAAGTCATAAGTTGTTTGATAATTAAAATATGGGAAATTTTAATATACTAACTTGAGTGCGTTGTGAATCAATTGTACTAATATAGGCAGCTAAACCACAACTACCTTTCGGTGGCACATATGTGCAATAGTCTAAGAAATGAAGGGCTGTTAAAGCAAACTCCAGAAATGGCCAAATACTACAAcagtttggaatcaaaatacAATTGATAATAACTATTTAATAACttttataataaataatgtacagatgtattaatatttaactcacggaTAATTAGCTCGATGTGAAGATAATACATCTCGAATTAATTTTTCTCGTGAGATTACGTTCTCACAGTCAAAAAGTTTTACATACATTTGGCCTCCTAATTCCGCTAATTCAATTTGAAATAGATCTGTTGTCTATAAGAGAAAATTAATCACTACTTATACAGGTAATTATAGCAAAGCATAGAATTTAATTACTTTTTACCTTTGGTTTGTACGTTGGTGATTTTGTAACTATATATATGTGTCTGCAAGTAGGACAAATTAGATTCAATTTTGATCTAATATCTAAACCTTTTATATTAGTAGACGTTCTCGTATGAGCTGTAATGCCCATTTTAAGGTGTTCTAAAAAAATGCATGTGTACACATTAAAAACATAGCGCGCAAGGTAAAATGTCTTATATTCTTAAATATTATTAAGATCATACCACCAGGAGTATTATACGAAATGAATGGACGTTCCTTAAATCCAAGAGTAATATTAACTGGAAGATATCCGTGAATAGAATATGCTCTCTCTGCACTATGCCATGTATCGATTAAGGGATTATAACTTTCAattatttctgttttatgaaGGGATGTTCTGAAAATACAATATTTACTGATCAAATATTGCACAAGAGAGATAAAACTGAAGAGTCAGGGAAAAAACAATAAGTGCATAAATTGTACGagcttttttaaataaattatacaATAAAGAGCTTAAGAAATAGAAGTACAAATTTTAAGAAATCCAACAGAAATAAATAATCAAAACTAAGACCATCATCGTTGTTCGGCCGTGATTCATCTAATGATAGTGTATCCTGAAAGCTACAAAATGACAAAATCTATCAAAACTAGATTCTGACCTCTTTTTCCTCTGACCCTCTGACCCTTCAATTATGAGTTACTCTATTATACCGTAATATAACATGATTGTTGCGACCAATTGAAATACGAGTAAAATTTCCTCTCATTGAAAATAGTGATGTTGCAATGATTGCAAGCCTAACATTTGCTCCCACATCTGTAACTTGTACCGATTCCATTATTAATGGAACATTAATACGTTGTTGATTAACGTGAAATTCCATATtttgataaatattatatatgttgtCAGGTAAAGAAGAAAGATCTGAAACAAATAGGAATTATATCAAATAATATATGCAAGAAAGAATAACAGAATTAATGAACTTACATTTAAATCctttaataatatttgtttcatTAAGATGAAGGCACAAAATTGTTTTCTCTTGAATGCGTGCTATGATTTCCAAATGTACAGGTCCATTTTGCTTTTGGTCCAATTTAAATTGCTTTAATATGTCTTTTACTTGTGTTGGACCATCTAAATGCGTCGATAACGCATGTAAAAGGCCTTCGGCTTTAATATATAACTATATGcacataatatttaaaatattaaaaactgtCCCTTTACGATATCTTACTATTAGATCAGTCTCACAACTAGAATGAAATACTTACAGATACATGATTGATATTGACTCCACTGCCATAGGTGTTCACTGTTACATACAAAACTTCTGGTATGTTTGTTAAAGGATTAGCAATAACAATGCCATGTATCATAGCACCAAATTTTCTATATGTATCTTGGTAATCAAATAAATAGTTACCAGTAATTAAATATCGATTTGTCGGTGGATGAAGTACTCGTGTAAATTGTGCAGCTATTACACCActatacaataaattatataACAAAAGAAGATAGTCTAGAATCTCTTTCTTACAAAAAATAAAAGTCATGATTTATAATTATACATACATATGAACATAACAAGGATGTGTAGTATGCTCCATGGATTTTAAAATagtataaaaataattatataaatgTTGACTGGGTTCATTTTGCATATACCAATATAAAGATATTACTCTGCTTGGTGTTGGACTGGAAAGTATAAGTAATGTCAATGCTGCTACTCTCATCTCTAAATGTTCAGTTCTATTTATTAATATTGGCCAATAGACAGGATATATCTATGATAAAATGTGTAAAAGATAATACTTAATAAATTTATTATAGTGTAAAAAAAAGCACTTACAACGTCAGGTCTTAAAGGAGCAGTTGGAAGCGATGCCCATGCAGCAAGAACGCGAAAATGACGTGATTCTGCATTATTACCACTTGCAATTGGCTCTAAGAATTCAACAACTCTTCCTAACTGAATATTTGCTAATCCTTCCAACCAAATCATTTTCTTTTCATATTCCTTCGTCTCtatgaattatttattattataataatgcAAAATTAAGCAATGATATTTCATATATGAATAAATTTACTTAATATTTATTACATACCTGTGAATTTATCGAGATATAAACGTACATAATCATCTAACATCTCATATGGACAGTACAGCAAACAAGTCTTATAAATTAGTGTACCATATGCAAGAATGGCAGTATTTTGAACTTCAATAGAAATTTTCTCTGGTAAATGTAAAAATGCTTGTAGATTTACTAATAACTGGACGTCAGGTTTTCGAATGTGGAATGGTAATTGTGTAAGGAGTTGCATTGCTGACATGTCAGAAACTTTTTTATCTTGGATTAATTCCAGTATGAATAATGCTGCTTCCTTTGTGCCAATTTGAGGAAGTGCTTCAAGAAACATATTCCTATAGTAATGTAAAaacgaaaaataaaataatatacttTAACATAAAGTACTAAAGTcacaaaaaattatttaaatcttGGTAAGAGCACCGTATAGTTTCTTCTTTATAACTTGTTCCAGAAATTTTTGTGTATGCGTTACGTAAATCGGCAACATCCAACATTCCAAGATAGTAAAGCAGTACAGTAATTGTTGTGTTATGCAAATTATCGGCTTCCGTATCCAAACCAGGATTTTCAAGTCTATGACTTAAACGATCCAGCAATGTCCCTATCTGTAAAATAtagatattatattataaaatataaaaatgcgCGATAGTATCATTAagtaaaaatttattaaaacaaTTTTTAATCTTACAGATTTAAAAACAGTATTCTTATCAAGGGTACCTCTGCCTTGGGTGAAATCAAATTCTGGAAGTTCGTGTTGTAAAACTTTGAAATATAAGTCTCTGACagatattttatttattgtgTCTTGCACCAAAATTAATTTGAAGATTTGTCTATGTATATGCGTACCAGGAAATGAAtataaaacatataaaaatagttttagtaatattttttctCTTTACTGTAACAGCTTTCCCAGAATGAACGAAAATGTTGGATGCTTCAAACATACCTTGTAAAATGGAAATGTGCTTCTCCAAAACTTTGAAAGGGTTGAACATATATACCTCCAGAAGCATTAACAAACAAAATCTCACTTATAGATCCATTCATCTTAACTTGATATAATCTTTCACTGGATTTTAGTATTGGATTCTGGTACATATACCAAATTtactttattatattatataaaagaaataaaagTATAATTCACATAtgacatagcttaattttgtatTGTGCTTGTCTATTATCTATTATTTAAGTTTTGTACAAAAGTATATACATACCTGA encodes:
- the LOC143422954 gene encoding vitellogenin isoform X2, coding for MRFTDINYASQISMHKLKKIVFLLLLFCNNHVANSIFQSGKEYIYSYSTLSSSGVLLPSGASSSWGFNGILKIQAEESIATVQLESLKMNTWNGKIHEQGENTDIPEDVTDLLKPFQITYRDGLVENFSTEATSPWSVNIKRSIAGILQLDLLSLEKETAFHSTERNHYGQCNIEYIANPEEQDEWTIRKFFDPRTCIGHPHYTWSNVPKMLCPNADQNPILKSSERLYQVKMNGSISEILFVNASGGIYVQPFQSFGEAHFHFTRQIFKLILVQDTINKISVRDLYFKVLQHELPEFDFTQGRGTLDKNTVFKSIGTLLDRLSHRLENPGLDTEADNLHNTTITVLLYYLGMLDVADLRNAYTKISGTSYKEETIRNMFLEALPQIGTKEAALFILELIQDKKVSDMSAMQLLTQLPFHIRKPDVQLLVNLQAFLHLPEKISIEVQNTAILAYGTLIYKTCLLYCPYEMLDDYVRLYLDKFTETKEYEKKMIWLEGLANIQLGRVVEFLEPIASGNNAESRHFRVLAAWASLPTAPLRPDVIYPVYWPILINRTEHLEMRVAALTLLILSSPTPSRVISLYWYMQNEPSQHLYNYFYTILKSMEHTTHPCYVHIGVIAAQFTRVLHPPTNRYLITGNYLFDYQDTYRKFGAMIHGIVIANPLTNIPEVLYVTVNTYGSGVNINHVSLYIKAEGLLHALSTHLDGPTQVKDILKQFKLDQKQNGPVHLEIIARIQEKTILCLHLNETNIIKGFKYLSSLPDNIYNIYQNMEFHVNQQRINVPLIMESVQVTDVGANVRLAIIATSLFSMRGNFTRISIGRNNHVILRTSLHKTEIIESYNPLIDTWHSAERAYSIHGYLPVNITLGFKERPFISYNTPGEHLKMGITAHTRTSTNIKGLDIRSKLNLICPTCRHIYIVTKSPTYKPKTTDLFQIELAELGGQMYVKLFDCENVISREKLIRDVLSSHRANYPIWPFLEFALTALHFLDYCTYVPPKGSCGLAAYISTIDSQRTQVKFEYNKAQSNHLLSLTHRDSESSQILQQWNFAVLYEITNWISDMIKIKATRIVPGQKVFKFCLEVEKDLPWEWDFLNTKPSDPAKIALNAVWGYSDTAKGKCSGSSITLNLLGEINKEQLEHAREPQWPYEQCRKQSKGKRFTPFSDACYEASRELSTLRKYKIIAQYENMPENLMRLAWKLRAFYDLIGGNSSSDSISKEFIVTATFPKESDIGELSLNTDKVAIEYNYNLIDYFLTRTRIHKYMDLAILKTFFVPYLS
- the LOC143422954 gene encoding uncharacterized protein LOC143422954 isoform X1 → MRFTDINYASQISMHKLKKIVFLLLLFCNNHVANSIFQSGKEYIYSYSTLSSSGVLLPSGASSSWGFNGILKIQAEESIATVQLESLKMNTWNGKIHEQGENTDIPEDVTDLLKPFQITYRDGLVENFSTEATSPWSVNIKRSIAGILQLDLLSLEKETAFHSTERNHYGQCNIEYIANPEEQDEWTIRKFFDPRTCIGHPHYTWSNVPKMLCPNADQNPILKSSERLYQVKMNGSISEILFVNASGGIYVQPFQSFGEAHFHFTRQIFKLILVQDTINKISVRDLYFKVLQHELPEFDFTQGRGTLDKNTVFKSIGTLLDRLSHRLENPGLDTEADNLHNTTITVLLYYLGMLDVADLRNAYTKISGTSYKEETIRNMFLEALPQIGTKEAALFILELIQDKKVSDMSAMQLLTQLPFHIRKPDVQLLVNLQAFLHLPEKISIEVQNTAILAYGTLIYKTCLLYCPYEMLDDYVRLYLDKFTETKEYEKKMIWLEGLANIQLGRVVEFLEPIASGNNAESRHFRVLAAWASLPTAPLRPDVIYPVYWPILINRTEHLEMRVAALTLLILSSPTPSRVISLYWYMQNEPSQHLYNYFYTILKSMEHTTHPCYVHIGVIAAQFTRVLHPPTNRYLITGNYLFDYQDTYRKFGAMIHGIVIANPLTNIPEVLYVTVNTYGSGVNINHVSLYIKAEGLLHALSTHLDGPTQVKDILKQFKLDQKQNGPVHLEIIARIQEKTILCLHLNETNIIKGFKYLSSLPDNIYNIYQNMEFHVNQQRINVPLIMESVQVTDVGANVRLAIIATSLFSMRGNFTRISIGRNNHVILRTSLHKTEIIESYNPLIDTWHSAERAYSIHGYLPVNITLGFKERPFISYNTPGEHLKMGITAHTRTSTNIKGLDIRSKLNLICPTCRHIYIVTKSPTYKPKTTDLFQIELAELGGQMYVKLFDCENVISREKLIRDVLSSHRANYPIWPFLEFALTALHFLDYCTYVPPKGSCGLAAYISTIDSQRTQVKFEYNKAQSNHLLSLTHRDSESSQILQQWNFAVLYEITNWISDMIKIKATRIVPGQKVFKFCLEVEKDLPWEWDFLNTKPSDPAKIALNAVWGYSDTAKGKCSGSSITLNLLGEINKEQLEHAREPQWPYEQCRKQSKGKRFTPFSDACYEASRELSTLRKYKIIAQYENMPENLMRLAWKLRAFYDLIGGNSSSDSISKEFIVTATFPKESDIGELSLNTDKVAIEYNYNLIDYFLTRTRIHKYMDLAILKTFFGTCIVTPDYIRSVHNVTYSSKKGSEMLLLGQCYNENPKYALTAQNGPYGVNINIYDEIDTVRIVSNQNGGTIYNKTMHIPLPQSFMFHTLGSKRVRLDSNSVDIIVPNFYLYMHWTQEQILLFFPTYLLEFSCGMCTLSTPDTGNLYEKL